The Euphorbia lathyris chromosome 2, ddEupLath1.1, whole genome shotgun sequence genome includes a window with the following:
- the LOC136220580 gene encoding uncharacterized protein At4g14450, chloroplastic-like, translating into MAEISRNRSSGASSSQPSRLQRRKPASLEINPPSSSCWNVAIPLLSPLITSPTAIDRLPNLKSHEEKQKPQQRNQIGEPEKALVFKKWQHPAAPFCYEPAQFAPSFSVPV; encoded by the coding sequence ATGGCCGAGATCTCCAGGAATCGCAGCTCCGGTGCCTCTTCTTCTCAGCCCAGCCGTCTCCAGCGCCGTAAACCGGCGTCTCTGGAAATCAATCCACCTTCATCTTCCTGCTGGAACGTTGCGATCCCTCTATTATCTCCACTTATCACTTCACCAACTGCTATTGACCGGTTGCCGAATTTGAAATCACATGAAGAGAAACAGAAACCGCAGCAGCGGAATCAGATAGGTGAGCCGGAGAAAGCTCTCGTGTTCAAGAAATGGCAACATCCAGCGGCTCCTTTTTGTTATGAACCGGCGCAGTTTGCCCCTTCGTTTTCTGTGCCTGTGTAG